One part of the Salvelinus fontinalis isolate EN_2023a chromosome 4, ASM2944872v1, whole genome shotgun sequence genome encodes these proteins:
- the LOC129854165 gene encoding G1/S-specific cyclin-E1-like, which yields MPRKGRNVESKSIDNEMPKETTVRSRKRKADVAIYLQDPDEVAEMIKKKQCGTQVCWNPESVFTSPCRRIPTPDNEVDQPVALNTTGFSAQYTFKNIFVTPTRSSPLPVLCWASRDDVWNNLLKKDETYSRDIHIMMKHPHLQPKMRAILLDWLIEVCELYKLHRETFYLAQDYFDRFMATQTNVFKSTLQLIGISSLFIAAKMEEIYPPKLHQFAYVTDGACTEDDILCMELIIMKELKWRLSPQTSVSWLNIYMQIAYLKESEEVLIPQYPQTTFVQIAELLDLCVLDVKSLEFCYGVLAASALFHFSSLELVEKVSALKWLDVEACVRWMVPFAMSIREVGSSALRPFKGIPADDMHNIQTHAAYLDWMAKACSYPQVDVDRSQSSPIPSGVLTPPPSSEKPEGIVS from the exons ATGCCAAGAAAGGG GAGAAATGTGGAATCCAAGTCTATTGATAACGAGATGCCCAAGGAAACTACAGTGCGATCCAGGAAAAGAAAAGCTGACGTTGCCATT TATTTGCAAGACCCAGATGAAGTGGCAGAGATGATAAAAAAGAAACAGTGTGGAACTCAG GTGTGCTGGAATCCTGAGTCAGTTTTCACAAGCCCGTGCAGGCGGATCCCCACGCCTGACAATGAAGTCGATCAACCAGTTGCCTTGAATACCACTGGGTTTTCTGCTCAGTACACCTTCAAAAACATATTTGTCACCCCCACCAGGTCTTCCCCTCTTCCTGTGCTATG CTGGGCAAGCAGAGATGACGTATGGAACAACCTGTTGAAGAAAGATGAGACGTATTCTCGAGACATCCACATCATGATGAAACACCCACACCTCCAACCCAAGATGAGGGCTATTCTTCTGGACTGGCTAATAGAG GTGTGCGAGTTGTACAAGCTGCACAGAGAAACCTTCTACCTGGCTCAGGATTACTTTGATAGGTTCATGGCCACGCAGACCAATGTTTTCAAGTCAACACTACAGCTCATCGGCATCTCTTCTCTGTTTATAGCTGCCAAAATGGAG GAAATCTACCCTCCAAAGCTGCATCAATTTGCCTATGTTACTGATGGTGCCTGTACTGAGGATGATATCTTATGTATGGAGCTAATCATTATGAAG GAGCTGAAGTGGCGTTTGAGTCCCCAGACATCTGTGTCCTGGCTAAACATCTACATGCAGATTGCCTACCTGAAAGAGTCCGAGGAGGTTCTCATCCCACAGTACCCGCAAACTACGTTTGTACAGATTGCCGAG ctcctggACCTGTGTGTGTTGGATGTGAAATCTCTGGAGTTCTGCTATGGAGTCCTGGCTGCCTCTGCCTTGTTCCATTTCTCCTCGCTGGAGCTGGTGGAGAAAGTCTCAG CGCTGAAGTGGTTAGACGTTGAGGCTTGTGTGAGGTGGATGGTCCCCTTTGCCATGTCCATCAGAGAAGTGGGCAGCTCAGCCCTGAGGCCCTTCAAAGGAATCCCAGCAGACGACATGCATAACATTCAGACCCATGCTGCCTATCTGGACTGGATG GCGAAGGCATGCTCCTACCCACAAGTGGACGTAGATCGCAGCCAGAGTTCCCCAATACCGTCCGGAGTGCTCACTCCACCCCCCAGCAGCGAGAAACCAGAGGGCATCGTCTCTTGA